From Gloeocapsa sp. PCC 73106:
GGCTTCTGATAATAAAAACAGGACAAGTTGAGCGACTTGCTCCGAAGTACCTGATTGATCTCCTGTTAAAGGAATTCTTCCTTCTGGAAACTCTACGGGGACCCGAATTTTCTCTAGATTTACCTGGTTAGCGCTCTCATCAATGTCGCTTTTAATTGAGCCCGGGCAAATTACATTGATCCGAACCTTATATTGAGCCAGTTCTATTGCCAACATCTTAACAAGTGCCACTTGACCTGCTTTTGAACATGAGTAAGCGGTTGCGCCCGCATTACTAAAAATACGCGTACCATTTACCGAAGCAGTGACAACTATAGATCCTCCTTGCTTTTTAAGGTAAGGTACGGCATATTTTATAGTTAAAAAGGTTCCTGTTAGGTTGATAGACAGGGTTTTATTCCATTCTTCAAGAGACAATTCTTCGATAGGTGCCCAAAGCCCATTAATCCCAGCATTGGCTAATATAAGGTCAATCCTTCCCCAAGTTGTTGCAGTCTCTTGAAAAGCTTTTTGTAATTGCTCTGGATTGGAAATATCGGCGACAGCGGGAATCGCTTCACCACCTGCGAGCTTAATTCTGGTAACGGTTTCCTCAACATTCTCTAACGTTCGACCTAGTACGGCAACTTTTGCCCCTTCTCTAGCTAGTAGGAGCGCGGAAGCTTGACCAATACCAGATCCGCCTCCTGTGACCACAGCCACTTTTCCTGTGAGTTGCATTTAACTTTCCTTATCTTGCTAGCCGTTTACAACATTGCCGCCATTGGGATGCAAAATCTGACCAGACATATAAGATGAATCGTCGGAAGCTAAAAATACATAACAGGGAGCAACTTCTTCGGGCTGTCCTACACGCTGCATAGGTACTTGTTTGCCAAAATTTGCCACCTTCTCTTCAGAAAATGTAGAGGGTATCAATGGCGTCCAGATAGGACCCGGTGCAACCCCATTGACGCGAATTTCTTTTTCAATTAATGCTTGAGACAATGAGCGGGTAAAGGCAACGATCGCTCCCTTGGTTGATGAGTAATCCAAGAGTTGAGGGCTACCTTGGTAAGCTGTGACGGAAGTGGTATTAATAATAGCAGCACCTTTTTTAAGATAGGGCATTGCCATTTTGGTCAAAAAGAACATACCAAAGATATTGGTCCGAAAAGTGCGCTCTAGCTGCTCAGCTGTAATGTCTTCAATACTGTCTTGGGGATGTTGTTCTGCAGCGTTATTGATCAAAATATCTAATTGTCCGAATTCTTCAATTGTCTTTTGTACTGCTTGCTGACAAAAGCTTTCGTCCCCAATGTCTCCGGCGATCGCTAAACATTTTTGCCCTTCTTTTTCTACCAATCGCTGAGTTTCTTGAGCATCTTCATGTTCATCTAAATAAAGAATGACTACATTTGCACCTTCTTTAGCAAAAAAGATAGCTACTGATCGACCAATACCGCTATCTCCTCCTGTGATTAGGGCGACTTTATTTTTTAATTTTTCACTTCCTCTATATTTAGAGTCATCAGCTTTTGGCGCTGGTGTCATTTCAGATTCAATTCCGGGACGGTGTTCTTGGTGTTGAGGGGGTTGTAACTGATCCTCTTGTTTTGCCTTAACCATTTTATTGTCTCCTGTATTTTGCTTTTTTAAAATCAAATAGAGAGCGCTTGTAACGCAATCTTTGAATGGGAACCTTACATTTTCTAAGTTAAAAATAATCAAAGGTTTTCACCTCTATCGATAGTAAGAAGTAAGTTCTATAGCACCAACTACATACAAAAATCCCAACTCTTAAACTAAGTTGGGACTAAAACCCATCCCTCTATAGGGGAGTTGATTCTATAGTTACT
This genomic window contains:
- a CDS encoding SDR family NAD(P)-dependent oxidoreductase, which encodes MQLTGKVAVVTGGGSGIGQASALLLAREGAKVAVLGRTLENVEETVTRIKLAGGEAIPAVADISNPEQLQKAFQETATTWGRIDLILANAGINGLWAPIEELSLEEWNKTLSINLTGTFLTIKYAVPYLKKQGGSIVVTASVNGTRIFSNAGATAYSCSKAGQVALVKMLAIELAQYKVRINVICPGSIKSDIDESANQVNLEKIRVPVEFPEGRIPLTGDQSGTSEQVAQLVLFLLSEASSHITGTEIWIDGGESLLQG
- a CDS encoding SDR family oxidoreductase, encoding MVKAKQEDQLQPPQHQEHRPGIESEMTPAPKADDSKYRGSEKLKNKVALITGGDSGIGRSVAIFFAKEGANVVILYLDEHEDAQETQRLVEKEGQKCLAIAGDIGDESFCQQAVQKTIEEFGQLDILINNAAEQHPQDSIEDITAEQLERTFRTNIFGMFFLTKMAMPYLKKGAAIINTTSVTAYQGSPQLLDYSSTKGAIVAFTRSLSQALIEKEIRVNGVAPGPIWTPLIPSTFSEEKVANFGKQVPMQRVGQPEEVAPCYVFLASDDSSYMSGQILHPNGGNVVNG